TCACattgggaaaaatggaataaagGAAAAGGACTTCAGCTTACTGATTCACCATTGCGCACATATGGTTCTCCGCAGTCATCACTGTATTATTGCTCCGAAGAATCATGGCTAGGATTCACAGAATGGGTTAAGAAACCAACACCTTTACCACTTGGTCCGTCAATCTTAAATTTGTCTATAGCTACAAGGATAGTAAGTCCTGGAAAATGGCTTGGCAACGAGGTGATGTTTTCTTTTACTAATTTGTTGAATTTATCTTTGTTACACATCTGCGTTGCtacattagtttattttcattgTGCATATTCAGGAAATGGATGCAGTTATGTTTATATGGCGAGTCAACACAACTTTCCAGCGTTGGGCTCCAAGCCGTGTTGCTTTCATGAAAGCTATGTTCTGCCTCCAAATCCACGCTGCATACAACAAGTTCCTTGCTAACAAAAAAGCCTATGAATTGCCTGATTTTCTTCTTGGCTATGGCAGAGGAGAGATTCCATCTCATGGGCGGACTGATCAAGTTTGGGGTGTCGATGTTGATCGTCTCTACTTTCCTTTGTTTGTAAATGGTAATCAACACTCCTCTAGACGTCTTAGTTTTCAGCTGGCtttcttttacaaatttagTATTGTCCAACGCAGGTAATCACTTGGTTGCTGTCTGCGTCAACATTAATGAAAAAAAGGTGGAAGTCTTTGACTGCGGTGGGGGAAAGAATAGACAGTACATCGAGAAGTTTTCTGCTATGATTCCTAGGATAGTGAAGGCCGTTGCACCACCTAAAAGACAGAAGCAGCTACTCCTCGCATCATATTCTATCGTGGATGTACCTATGAAGACGAGATTGAACAAGTCTTGTTGTGACTGCAGTGCATACGCACTCAAGCACTTGGAATGCAATCTGCTTGGTATCGACCTCAGTTTATTGGATGATGAAATAATCATGGGTTGCAGACAGAAGATTGGTGTGGACTTATGGGAGGCTGCAAACGATCCCATTTACGCTGAGGCAATGACACGATATGTGCTTTCACCGTGGGAGAGAGAAGAGGTCTTTGACCTCGAAGATTGATTATGTGtcttatttggaaattttaaTTTGTAACAACTCTAGCTTTGGATTTTCTAGGAATTATGCGAcaattctatttttgtttttgtaggaTTTTTAGTTCTTCTAATTTGATTTTCTGCAAAGAATAGTGTACTACATGATCATAAAACCTGAGGACCAAAAACACATTCAGAATACATccataattcaaaaacaaaccctaaaccctaaataaaccctataccctaactAAACCGTAAACCGTAAACCCATAACCTcaaatataccctaaacccttaacTCAAACAAAAGTCAAAACCATAACCCCAAACACACATTACATCTATTTATTCACTTGTAATGTAAATCTTATACTAATTATCAATTGATCAATTGTCATGCCATTTTTTTGCTCTCTGTTTTGAAACTAATTTAGAGGATTTGAAGACAAAGTACATAAGCTTGATAATAGGTTGTAGAcgtatttttgtgattttttccTGATCTGCCTTTGGTAGAATACACGTTATAGAAgtatgaaacgacgtcgtttagcTAATATTTTTTACCTACTCCCTTTTCTTCCTCATTATTCCTCGACATAGAGAGTAGCAGTGGCGAAAATTTGGAGATCGACCCAATCAAGTCTTCGGCCAATTCTTCATCCACTCCAACAGATCGAGTCGCCAAACAACGCGGAATTCCCACGAGATGCAATTGCGGTGAGGCAGTGTCTCTTTTCACTTCAAGCACAGTTAAAAATCTAGGAAGATTATTTCATCGTTGTCCGATGGGATCTGAGAAGGTTGGTCTTATGATCATGAAACTTTGTCTTTGTTTCAATCTAACCGTTTATTCGATGTTAATGATGAAGGACAAAACCCACTTGTTCAAGTGGACTGATAAGTCGGTTGTTGAGGAGATTGAAAACTTCCAGGACCTGTTTGACGTGCTGCTTGTTGACAATATCGCGTTTCAGAAATCAGTGAGAGATGGTGAGGCCATGATGAAAGGCCATGAGAGTAGAATTGAAGAGATGGAAGATGCAATTGCACATTGTGAAGAGAAGATCACAGAATGCATTAGGGAATTAaggatcataaaagctttgtttgtgtgttgtttggcgatggtctTCATGTACCTTGCATATGCATGATGTTTATGTGCTGCCTCAaattgttgtttttcttttcaaacaaGTTTAAGACTATGTTTCTTGTTATTTCTTGGTGATTATCATCTACTAGAACCAATAATTTTGCAAATACCAAATTGTCACAAACATAGATCGATTAGTCTCAAGAGTTTAGCAAATACCAAATGGTCAAATAGGTTCTTAAACAGAAGATCACTATGTTTCAAGATcaataagaaacaaaacagaGACAGCAGAACAAACTAGATGGGTAAATCACATGTTCCTCTCTTGTGTCCTTCGGTACCATAACGACTGCACTTGTGCTTTTTATTCTTTCTTGATCCTTGAGAAGATTTTAtcttgtcttctactgattcataCCTTCTCTTTATTGGTCGACCAGCACTCTTTCATGTCTCTGGTGGTAAAACCTTAGCAAGTTTAACCTCAGCAGGGACATTTCATTCACACTCTGGAACTGCTATTGGATTAATGGATTCCGCATAGGCGGTTCTCCACGCTGCAGTGGTGTATAAGCCGTCAGTAAATCTGTGCACTTCCATGTCTGTACCAACATAAACGTGATTGATTGGAGTTGATATGctgaaattaacaaaaataaatatgtcCCAAGTTCATGTGTTTATACTTCCATACCTCGTGAATAAATGGCAGGAATGGCGTGTCGGCAAGGAATTTTTCCTATATTGTACTTCCCACATGTGCATGTTCTTCTTTCCAAATCAACATGACAATCATATATGTCTCCTTTCACAAGCGATTTGAAGTCGTCAACCTTGTAGACTTGAAACCCTTTTGCCTTCACAATTCTCCTATCAATCTTTTTCTCCACAGTAGTGGTTAAAGGATCAAGATGCTTAGAGCTTACCAAGCGACGCTCATAGAACCATCGAGTCAACAGTTCTCTTATACTATCTAGCAAAGGAATAACAGGATATTCTCTAAGTATTCTCAGAATTGAATTTATCGACTCTGCAGGGTTTGTGGTCCTAATGTCATACTTTTCACCAGGGAAGAGAGAATGAGCCAATTTGCGCACATCAGCCTCCCGCAGATATCTTCCAAGCTCAGGACTCATTTCAAAAATTTCGGTGATATGTTCCTGAAATTCAATGTACCTATATGCCCGTGAAGCTTTTTCCACCAAGGCAGTCAACCCTTTTGTCTTGAAAAATGCAACCACATTGGTCAACAAGTGATGAATGCAAATTCCATGTGCTGATTGAGGGTAGACAGTCCCAATCGCTTTGGAAATAGATGCATTTCTGTCTGAGACAAAAGCTAGTTCTTGACAATCAGCAATAACCACTTTCAACTGTCTGAAGAACCACCCCCATGAATCGTCATTCTCCGAATCAACAACCCCAAATGCAATCGGATACAAATTAGAGTTACCATCTACAGCAGTAGCAACAAGTAGAACtcctttgtatttatttttcagaaaagttCCATCAACAACAATCACCCTTCGCATTGCATTGTAGAATCCTCTAACTGATTGCCCAAATGACATAAATAGATACATGAATCTTCCCTTCTCATTTGTTTCATAGTGAGTATGCGTACCAGGATTAGCTTCTTTAATCATATGCAAATATGCTGGTATTTTAGCATAACTGCGATCCGGTATACCTCTAGCAGCTGCAATAGCAAACTCACGAGCTTCCCAAGCGTGCCAGTAAGTAATCTCACAACTATGCTCCAATCTCATAAATTGAATGATTTCATTTGCTTTTGGCCCATCGTTTGCAACACCAAATCGATGTTGTATCAGAGTCCCAATTGTTCTTGCCGATGTTGTTTTCCCGAATTTCCTTTTCTTTGAAGGAGCACATGAATGTCTTCCCTCGCACTGGTTGATCATGAAATATGTAGACCCATCTATACCTTCTGCACGCACAGTCCAGTTGCACAATGCATCCTTACATCGAATATACCTCCATTTTCTCGTGGATTTGAAAAGTGTAATCGAAATTATTCTTCATCGCCAAAATTTCCATTGTGGCCTTCAGAACCTCTTTACTTCTGAAAATTTGATCCTTCTTCACGAAATCTCCTCTCCAGGCTCGACCATCCTTTTCACTGTCTCCACTGTTTTCAATCCTTAACCCAGCATCACCGGAACCATCCGCAGCGACATCATCTTTCCTTGTATCACAAGACTCCTTTGACGGCTTCACAAAATCTGCTCGAGTTATCTCAggaacttcttcatcctcaacattACTTGAATCACACGGCTCCTTATTCAAATCAATATTGACTCGTTCTTTTTGATTTACACCCAAACCATAGAACGTGACACACAAGATAGTAGATGAATCCTTCTTTGCATACGCCACAAAATTAGATGTTTGCCAATCATTGGTGATAATAATTGGAGGATTCCCTCTTTGATTCACCATCGAATAACTGAACTCGGTATTAAGAACAATATGGTCCACCCCATAATCCTCACACACGATCCTCTTGAGCTTCTCCAATGGAGTAGTAGTTTCTAATGTTACCATTCGACCACGCCTTGATGTGTCTACCACGAAACTCCACTCTTCACTGCAACTAGACACCCATTCACTAGATTTAACATATATTAGAACCATGTTGTGttgatagagagaagagatgactttctggatgaacaagagagaaacacaaagaagaaaaaaagatcgtgggaggaggaggaggagaagaacgtggagaaaatattctcaaatatattTTGAGGGATTTAGGgtagatttagtttagatttaggaaacTTCTTTAACCGAATATGGAAGTTTACATATTTTCACGATTTTCCTAGAATATGTATACTACCTAAGCAGAACACCGTATAGTTGGTGAGAGATGTATTGTTCCTGTAGGCGTCATACAAGGTAAAAGGCAGAACAAGTTATGTAACGTAATATAACCGACATATATCATCGAGTTGTGGCTATATATCGTTATCAAGCTATAGGTATACCGAagacatctttcttgattataacgtaACCAAATCTATCTTTGCTAGAATATACAAGAAATGGTAGTTTACGGTATATACCCTTGatatatctatgtttaaaacttagaatcagaCATATAAACTAGATAGATTACTAGAATGAGTATTCTAACTGTAgctagaagataaaataaaatatgattctaatttttttttaaaaaagtttatacatatatattgtcatacttatgtttccaacacttttcatatttttttacatttataaaattcaatTTACTATTTTTCCCATTAGAGAAGGGTAAAACATGTCCAGAATTgcgaaaaatatgaaaagtctTATTATgacaaacaaaagttcaaaGTGTCCCATTTTTCCAATTCTCCCAAAAAATTAAagagaattttattttgtatatccCTCGATTGTTGGTTATTATGTTTCtgatcccctatatattaaaggagaaacacTTTTAAAAATTACCTTAAAAGTTTATTGGCAAAAAATGTGACATGGTGATGTGGCTTCATGAGGagcttttatttagtaaaacacTTAGGTGACACGCATAGAACGTTTTTCACCAAAACTGTGAATTTAATGCGTTTACACTAACATTCCTTTAAAAGAACTTCACACCATCTACACTTTTCTCGACGAACACTTTTACGTGATAAACCTTCAGCTTCAAATTCGATTAGTTGATTTATCAATCCTCTCAATATAATCATAGCATCAATAATGCTTCCTTATTCCTCTATACGTTTCTATTAAAAACGGTAATCCATCTGATCTATCACCATTAAGTCGACAGATCCGTAAAGACGAAAAAGTGATGAAACTTTAGTACGATGCCAAGTGTTGATGAAAGAACCCTTTTCTCCATACCTGCCTTCATGCATTTAGCAGAGCACTCACGTTCTTGAGAACCGCCTCTCATTGCTGAAAGAGGACGTTGAAAATCTATTTCTAGATAAATGTGTTGTACTCGGTTTTGTTACTACTCAATGAGGAGATCTCTGTTTTGAGGAGATTGAATCACTGTAAATCGTCTCGGCTTAGTGTATTAGTCCTCTCGATCAAGCAATATAAGCATGCGAGTGTCACCACCTTCGCCGCCCTGAGAGATCTACATTAGACGACCTCGAAGATGAGAAGAAACTTCCAGGAATGAACCACCAGCAAGTCTCACGTGCTGGTCGCATCTGGAACAACCTTTACAATTTAGGACGAACACGTCTATGTGATACCAACGAGATATGAGCAGAACACTTTAACATCGGTCAGCCAGTTTTTTGTAAACGAGAGACAACTGACACAGATGTTACGCAAAAGATCGCAGCTCGGAACAGCCTGACCGTTTTGCATCGTTGGTGTAGCAAAATGTATACGTGTATCATAATTTCACCTACATAATGATCACAATATTGGTGGTACATTGTTTAGTTTATAGAGTAGGAGCTAATCTTTTTCGAAGTTAATGATTTATCATGTAAACGTTAGGTTCGACGTCTTTGTGTATCCACTATATAGAAGTAGGAcctaatatttttcaaatatttttttttatcacataaACGTGTTATTGTTTATGATCATAACTGAATTATTGAGTTTTATAGGTCGCTTCAGACATCTAACAACAGATGAAGGCTGCTCGGATATTTTGTTTGATCCTCAGGTGTCTGAAATCACACAATTATTGTTTTGCTTATGATATGTTATTGATCCatctttttcgattttatttgttaaaccCCTAAGTCCATAACTACTACAACGCGATAggcgaaataaaaaaaatatattttccaaagcttcttctcaaacttgcaaacaccatatatcaaattttaatattagtgcACTCATTATAAAAAGtctctggcttcgcccctgaTAACAGTCATACCTTTAGTTCTACCTAACTATCGCTTAAAGTATATCTTATGTTATACATagtcataatatataatttcaacatTAATATAGAAATCTTATCACGCACAAAGCGCGGATTACTACCTAGTTTGATTATATATAACGTGTGGGAAAGGAAATAGTAGATTATTCCATAATGTAGTAAGAATATATATGTGGATAACTTTTCAGCCTAATACAAACTTAGGGAATAGTGTTATTTGTTTGGTCTTCAGTTTAGTCTTTTTGGGTCTATTATGTCTACCAGACCTTTGCTAAGATCTTGCAATGGTCGTTCGTTTAAATAGCTTATTTGGAGGATGGAGTAATCAACTTTTGCAGATAATAAGACTTGTCTCAGCTGAAATCTCAACTTTTTCTCATATGGCTTTAGATTCTCAACCGTATATTGTGCACTTTTTTCATTTGTGTACAGAGGGCGAGAAATGCTCTGTTTGAACAACTCAGTCTTATTGGTTCAAACCAAAGCAAAATGTTTATCTAAAATCTTGACATTATATTCTTCCATGCTAATATGTTAAAATGTCTTTGTAATTTGAGAGGCATTTGTCAGAAACAGTGCAATGATAACTAAAAACATCTGGCAGAAACAGAAAGATAACTTTGAACTTGAACATAATTCATAAAACTGTTTGAACAACAGAGTTTgatagtttaaattaaaaaaaaaccacaatTATGCGTAAGCATTATTATAAAAGCAACTTTGCACATAAGCTGTGTGTGGCTTCTTGGTCAACTTGGTAAACGCTGGGTCCAGAGGTTTTTTGTTGACGACACAACTTGAGGTCGTTTCTGAACCTGGTGATTTCTCGTTTTCATTATTACCAACGATCACCTTGGTTGGGAGAGAGCTGACACCAGGCATGTCATCTTCAGGTCAATCGTTGCCACCCTCCTAAAACCAAGAATTCTGTtaacttttgaaaataaaaggacagaataaaatgtaataaatttGCATCAACAACAAAATCAGGAACTGGCGCACGTTCACGCTCATCCAGGATGCGTGAAAGGGTAAACGTTTGATGCTTTGCACTGAAATTATAGGGGTAACTTTGAGCTGGAATGTGAAACTATTGCCAGCAAGGTTAGCAATAAAAGGTGGGAGCTGGATATCTTTTGGGTTCTCTCACTCTCCCGCCTATTTGACGAATGGTTGTAATGAGAAACTATAAACATTTTCGCAATATGGTTAATGATGTTGTTTGGTTAGATAGCGGCATATCAGCAGATGACGAGCATCAGCAGCCAGGATATTGGTGAGCTTTGTTATTTCACCATCGAAACTTACAAAAACTGCTTCGTCAGTGTCATTAGCAACAGTCATCTCGACACAATACCTAATAGACGGGTGCAGTGTGCTAGTTACATCCATATATCTTTATACGAATAAAAACTGAAATGGCTGTGTACCTGAGAACACCAACGACATTAGTTCGATTGCAGAACATGCATACAAAAGATGAGGCACTCCTCTAGTCCTCTGTAATTTCCTTGAACACTTGGAGCAAGATATGTAGCACCATCCATTTTCTGTCTTGACAGAGGTGACTTTCTCAGTGCAGGTAAATTATGTTCTCTGCAATTATAAATGTTGTAACCATAAACAGAGCTTAGAACGATGGTGGAGACAAACATATGAAGGGTTGCAAGTAAATCTGAGGCCCCTGTGATGATAAATTGGTTAAGCTCAGCTATTGTTAGTCGTTCTACCTTAGCATAGCCTCTCAACAATGAAGCTGCTGATGTATTTCCAGTGTCATTTGTGACCAACCTGCATTGATGAGAGTAACCCGTGAGAGTATGgtacatatataatttaacaGAACGTATAATGATGGAATAAAATATGAGCGATTAGTATATACTTGTAAAAGTAGCTCTCGACTGCTTCAGTCTCCTTGTCTAAATAGAAATGAGGTCCAGAAATGGTATTGAGGAACATACGGCCTACAAATTGAAGCTCGGTTAGTTTTCATAAATAGCATTAGGATGAAACTCGTAACTAACAAAACAGATATGAAGTGATACCTCCTATAAGCTTCGGATTGATGCATGTTGCCACAACCACACGTGAATCAACCTTGTAGCcttcgagttttttttttatgtgaaaCGATACAGCCTGAGAGTCGAACACACTCATAGTGACAGACACACCACTGTCAAGTCCAAGGTGAGAGTGAATAATTAAAGTGTTTGGTAGAAAAGGCTATTGAGTCAGTTATCAAAGCTATGAGAAAATCAAAGAAGAAATACCTACCTATCGAGTGTGATGGTTGCCATGACACGGGTTTTGTCTTTCTGGAGGGTCacttacattattttttatagcAGTAAGCTCACCAGTGATGTCTGCGATAAGATGAAAATCTTTACGTATCTAACAAAGGTGGATATGTTGAGTTCGGAAAACATCAAATAAGAGAGTTACCTGGAAGATGGGTGTTGGTGTTTGCTAGACCAAGCAACTGATCGTGACTGCGGACCAGTAAAGTCTTGAGGATTGTGGAACCTGAAATGTTCTTGAGGAAATTGGTCTCGGTTAAGTCTTTGAAATCGGTCTCATCATTGAACCGGATCGAGACAGGAGAGTCGGACAGCTTGAAGTTCAAATTGCTATGTGTTACGTCAAAGCCGCTAACGGAGTACATTGAACCGACATTGAAAAGATGCCTGAATGTGTTCAACCGGTGGACGTTCACGGTGGCTTGGGTAAGAGTCGCCTGCAATGCATGAcaaattgaaaacataaacaacaaactaaatatatatcttaatcatcaaaaataaactaaacgCAATAAATGATCTCCGATGAAGAACTATTAGGTTTGAAATTTCCGTAAaaattaggggtgttcaatccggatatcggttcggtttcggttcggtttttttcggttttcggtatttcggttagtaaaatataactaccattctaaatccatatttacttcggttcggttcggtttatataccgtcggttttcggtttattcagttttataccaaaaaacataattatttagtttgagatcatataaaatgaattttagagtcatattgtcaacacaatcatttattaaaaatatattatatgttcaaataaatgaacaaaaacgtaaaaatgcttctaccatcaaataaaatcatcaaatctataattaaaatcagagcctgaaattttgaaaataaaagtatgaaacaaaacagaaacatgaaagaaaagttttttcacTCTTTCATATTtggtgttcattaaagtcatgttttttcgattgaacacgaaactctgtttgtttatagataagaaaaaagttgtgaaaattttccattaattatttttcatcaaatttttcatcttcatattaatttagtgaatactaaaataaagcaaaaagataaaaaaaaacttagaaaataagatgtctgaattgcgatgtattgttatttaattatagttcaagtgttttacaaattatataaggttctttattactataacattatggtaatagttattaacacaaatttaacttatataacaaatagattttcatgtattgttataaaatagatacatatttacatgtttctacttttaatcggttttgttcggtttattcggtttaatcggttatataccaaaccatatccaaatcttacggtttttataaaattatatccattcggtttatatggtatataccaaaaccaaaccatattgtcaattttggttcggttccgttcggtacggttcggttttaccatattgaacagacCCTAATTTTAGGTGGGTCaaaccatgaaaaaaaaatataaaagtgtcaATAGTAAGGTTTGAACCTGGGTTTAGGGGTGTCACTAAAGATATTTTACCAGCAGAACTAGATGAATTCCATTGTTCATTAATACAAAACACATAGGCCGTGTTCGTTTACatgtcgcgcgacctgcgacctgcgacaTGCGACCTGCGACTGATCGCAGGCcgcaggttgttgttcgttttgctgTCGCGTAACATGCGACCTGCGATTGGTCGCAAGTCGCAAgtcgcaggttgttgttcgttttgatgtCGCGCGACTGATCGCGCGACCAGTCGCGGGTTCCCATTTAAGTCGCCCGAAAAAACAGcgactaaaaattaagaaaattttgatcgcgcgactggtcgcaggtcgcagatcgcaggtcgcgcgacacgtaaacgaacatagttttagtcgcaggtcgcatatttagtcgcaggtcgcatgtttagtcgcaggtcgcaagTCGCAAGTCGCGCGAACATAAACGAACGTAATcttagtcgcaggtcgcaggtcgcgcgacacgtaaacgaacatggCCATATTTATTCAGCTTTAATGGGTGTCATGTGACACCCCATCTCTTAACGTGGGTCCGCCACTGCAGCGAGGCAACTACGTTTGCCCTTTTTTAAAATGTCCATGGGATCTCTGATTGTCAGCTTATTAAAGCAATCTCTTCGAAGATCCACCAGTCCGATCTCTACGGAACCACTCTAGATATCGAagctctatctttttttttcattattgcaTCTTGGAATATTCCAAGGAACCTTAACTAGCTAGCAGATTCTATTGCTAAAGTCTTTCTGATCGGATCCTTCAATGCTTATAAgtgcttttattttttaaaaaaaaaacttttgtacaCTGCTGCCAGTCTTCTTAAAAGTGTCAATTTGATTTCAGATTTTCTACTTTCATATAGATATCAGATCCTATAAGTGCTACtggatattttaataattttcgtACATTGCAAGGCAACTGCATTTGCTTATAAAAATTTCCAATGGAATCTCTGACTTCGACTCATAAAAGTCGGATCCTTCTAATCCTATTTACTACATTCTTTACACCTCATTGTAAGATTTAACTATTTACTCAAACAACCACTTCACATCAGTTAAACCATCCAAACAATTATCGTATAAATCTAGCCCTTAAACATAGACTCATCCTTATGCTCCAATGCATTAACAGTAACACACCAAGCCACCGTAtctctaatttttaaaactctGTTGGATAGCAACTTCTTAAACACAAGTATTATTTTAACCAAGTGGATGTTTATTCAGACAACCTGGATGGTAAGCGGGAGTTCAAAAGATACCCAACAGACAGTAGTGCTTAATGTTgcaaattaaacttaaatacCATTAGTCATTGAGTGGTTACGTAAGAATAGACTCAAGCTTCATAACCCTATCATAACTTCCATAACAACTAAATTAAGAACATTTTCCTGGATCAAGATCCATCTCTTTCTCTAGCTATGGTGAAAAAAACACTTGCTGAAATAGGTGAACATGTAAGTGATCAATCAAAAACGATTTACTGTTGGCTAAGGAAGATTTTTTGACTAACAACAATTGTTTGacacaaaacatagaaaaaacaCATCAAAATAGAAACAACTGTTTTGTGGACAAGCTATAGAAATAGAAGCAATTGTTAAACATTAAATTTAACCAAGATAAAACTTTTTGGACAAAGCGCTGACCAACCCctagaataaacaaaaaaattataaaatatgacAACGACAATAATATTAGACTAAAtgatcaaaacaaaacacacaaaatatttacaCCGACAAGATAAAAACAGCGCATTAAATTTTAAcattatattatgaaatttaattAACCGTAACGAAATATCAACATCAAACAATTTAAACCATAACAGTTGACAAATATAAcaagaaaaatcaaagaaacaatgatttaaaaataatatatactaaaaatttaataataaacataaattcaaaaaatatttaatctttcATAGcgttttgtaatttaaaaatctatgtgtcTTATGGGTATCgctaaactaaaataaatattgagagaatttaaataattttatttttaataaatattataattagacaagtttataatttctaaaatggattttagaaaatatatataaaaatattatgaatcCTAATcgtatttttagttaaaagtaaattttaaataaatttatatcattattttatttattcggGTTTACTCtagtatcccctatatattaattgagaagcatttgaaaaatttgaatcttaattttgtattaattaaaaaaaacttcaaatcctaggtggcactctaaatgccttctaaattcaatttcaaagaattctagagcatctaatataaagtatagtttaatctaatggtgtcacattattccataattatataacactagagaacattatattaacctaaaatatatgaagtgtgtattctttccttaaataaaagctacggaattaccttatatgatttacatatatacgagaattaatgattatgaatattaaagatttgataacaatttttgcatccttcttcatttttgtttaaatttatattattaaaaaaacttaaacaatcacattaaccatataataaaaaataaattttttcttatatgttatattttcaattttttaaaatgactttaaattacaaaaatgaggaaacctttatatgttatatattttttttaaacgactttaaaatacaaaaatgaggacaccttatatgttagattctttttatatgttatattttgaattttttaaaacaactttaaattacaaaaatgtaatttttccttaagtatacgactaaaaacatta
The window above is part of the Brassica napus cultivar Da-Ae chromosome C8, Da-Ae, whole genome shotgun sequence genome. Proteins encoded here:
- the LOC106393852 gene encoding uncharacterized protein LOC106393852 → MINQCEGRHSCAPSKKRKFGKTTSARTIGTLIQHRFGVANDGPKANEIIQFMRLEHSCEITYWHAWEAREFAIAAARGIPDRSYAKIPAYLHMIKEANPGTHTHYETNEKGRFMYLFMSFGQSVRGFYNAMRRVIVVDGTFLKNKYKGVLLVATAVDGNSNLYPIAFGVVDSENDDSWGWFFRQLKVVIADCQELAFVSDRNASISKAIGTVYPQSAHGICIHHLLTNVVAFFKTKGLTALVEKASRAYRYIEFQEHITEIFEMSPELGRYLREADVRKLAHSLFPGEKYDIRTTNPAESINSILRILREYPVIPLLDSIRELLTRWFYERRLVSSKHLDPLTTTVEKKIDRRIVKAKGFQVYKVDDFKSLVKGDIYDCHVDLERRTCTCGKYNIGKIPCRHAIPAIYSRGMEV